In Neisseria perflava, the DNA window TCAGACGGCCTTTAAGCCATAAAAAAACAGGCAGAACATTCTGCCTGTTTTTTTGTTCAAAACTAACCATAGAGTGAGCATACCACCTTCAATCAGCGTTATCGTTATCCGATTAGATACCGCGCAACAATTCATTCACGCTGGTTTTCGCACGGGTTTGCACGTCCACGCGTTTGACGATAACTGCGCAGTAGAGGCTGTGGCTGCCGTCTTTGGAAGGCATGCTGCCGGATACGACAACCGAACCAGCCGGTACGCGGCCTTGATAGATTTCGCCGGTAGTACGGTCAAAGATTTTTGTGGATTGACCGATGAATACGCCCATAGAAATCACGCTGCCTTCTTCGACAATCACGCCCTCAACGATTTCAGAACGCGCACCAATAAAGCAGTTGTCTTCAATAATGGTAGGGCTGGCTTGCAGAGGCTCGAGGACTCCGCCGATACCGACACCGCCGCTCAAGTGCACGTTTTTACCGATTTGCGCGCAAGAACCGACAGTCGCCCAAGTATCGACCATCGCACCTTCGTCAACGTATGCGCCGATATTGACATAAGAAGGCATCAACACGACATTTTTCGCCACAAAGCTGCCACGGCGGGCAACCGCACCCGGAACTGCGCGGAAGCCTGCGCTGCGGAATTCGTCTTCAGACCAATCGGCAAATTTAGTCGGCACTTTGTCGAAGTATTTGTTCACACCGTCGTTGAGGATTTCATTGTCCTGAATGCGGAAAGACAGCAATACGGCTTTTTTCGCCCATTCGTTGACTTTCCATTCGCCCACACCCAAACGCTCGGCAACGCGCAGTTTGCCGGAGTCGAGTTGGCGGATGGTTTCCAAAACCGCTTCACGCACTTCGGGGGTAACGGTATGCGGATTGATTTCGGCACGGTTTTCAAAAGCCGTTTCAATGATGTTTTGCAAAGACATGTTGATTCCTTCAAGAGATCAGGGCCGTCTGAAACCTATTCAGGCCGCCCTATTACAAATATTTAACTCGTTATTTTGCCATGTAAAAGCGATTTCGTCAGCTATTAACATGATTAGCGCCGAGCGTTACACGGCCGGATTTTGGTTAAGCCAAGATTTTCAGACGGCCTGTTCAAGAGAGTTGAATCGTATTTATTTTCCAACCGGTTTCCCAATCACAATATGCAGACTGTCGATTCTGCCGACACACCGTGCCGATAAATCAATCTTCGCCGCCAATCTTTTGCAGAAGATTTTCAGCCACCACGCCGCATTCGATATTCCGCTTTAACGGTTTCGCGTTCAAATCTTTCAAGGCCGTCTGAAAGTCGGCGAAATCCATCAACTGCGAACCGAAACGGCGCATATGTTCCGTATCCTGCTGACAGTCTATCAGCGCAACGCCCAAATCCTCCAAAAACGGTACGGCGCAGGCAAACGCAATCTTTGACGCATCGGGACGCAAAGCAAACATCGATTCGCCATAAAACACGCAGCCGATTTGCACGCCGTAAAACCCGCCTGCCAACTGCATTTCGCCTTGCTCATCCGGCAGCCAGCATTCAAACGAATGCGCATGCCCCTGATGGTGTAGCTTCAAATAGGCCGTCTGAAACGCAGGTTCTATCCACGTTCCGTCCTGTTCTGGACGCGGCACATTGGCGCAATGGGCAATTACTTTTTCAAAACAGCGGTTGACCGTTACCCGATACGGCTTGTGGCGCAAAGTTTTGGCGAGCGAACGGCCTATATGCAGGCTTTCCGGCACAATCACGGCTCGCGGCGCAACCGCATACCAGAAAAACCAACCATCGCGGCTAAACCACGGAAAAATCCCCTGCCCATACGCCGACAACAGCCGCCCCGTATCCAAATCGCCGCTGACGCCGACCAAGCCGTCGCATTCTGCCAAAGCGTAAGACGGGTCGGGGAAACGATAATCCCGTGGCGCAAGAAAAGGAATCTTCATCGTAAAGCCCATAAAGTTTCAGACGGCCTCAGGCTGAAAATGCCCAAGGCCGTCTGAAAAATCAACATACAAACTGCTTAACGTTTGGTTTTGGTTTGGCATTCGCCGCATACGCCATACATATACAGCGCGTGATCGACGATGCGGTAGCCGTTTTCTTCGGCGATTTTGTCCTGCAGCGCTTCGATTTCCGGATTGTGGAATTCGGTTACTTCGCCGCATTTCACGCAGACGATGTGGTCGTGGTGATCGCCTTTGTCCAATTCGTAAACCGCTTTGCCGGTTTCAAAATGGTGGCGT includes these proteins:
- the dapD gene encoding 2,3,4,5-tetrahydropyridine-2,6-dicarboxylate N-succinyltransferase, whose amino-acid sequence is MSLQNIIETAFENRAEINPHTVTPEVREAVLETIRQLDSGKLRVAERLGVGEWKVNEWAKKAVLLSFRIQDNEILNDGVNKYFDKVPTKFADWSEDEFRSAGFRAVPGAVARRGSFVAKNVVLMPSYVNIGAYVDEGAMVDTWATVGSCAQIGKNVHLSGGVGIGGVLEPLQASPTIIEDNCFIGARSEIVEGVIVEEGSVISMGVFIGQSTKIFDRTTGEIYQGRVPAGSVVVSGSMPSKDGSHSLYCAVIVKRVDVQTRAKTSVNELLRGI
- the aat gene encoding leucyl/phenylalanyl-tRNA--protein transferase codes for the protein MKIPFLAPRDYRFPDPSYALAECDGLVGVSGDLDTGRLLSAYGQGIFPWFSRDGWFFWYAVAPRAVIVPESLHIGRSLAKTLRHKPYRVTVNRCFEKVIAHCANVPRPEQDGTWIEPAFQTAYLKLHHQGHAHSFECWLPDEQGEMQLAGGFYGVQIGCVFYGESMFALRPDASKIAFACAVPFLEDLGVALIDCQQDTEHMRRFGSQLMDFADFQTALKDLNAKPLKRNIECGVVAENLLQKIGGED